GCCTGGCGCTCGGGCGGTAGTGGCCCGCCGTACACGAAGTCGCCCGCCGGTTTTGCGCTACCCCGCTCCGACGCGGGCACCTGGTAGACGCAGAGGCGCAGCGGCCCGGCGGCCAGAGACGTGGGCGGCCCGGGGCGACCGTTTGTGGTTTCCACCCACACCATGTCCGCCCACTGCTGCGCGCACCCGGCGGCCTCGGCCGCCGGGGATTCGACCTGCCCGACGGTACGAGTGTCCACCGTGGTCCACGGCAGCCCGGCCAGTGCGGCGTTCACCTCGGCGCGCGGCTTGTCGCAGGAGTCCGTCGGCAGGTACGGCCGCAGCCAGCGCCCCCGCTCGTCGAGCAGGGCCAGCCACGGCGGGATGACCATGTCGAGGGTGCAGGCGACGTCACCGTCCACCTGCTGGTGGGGCAGGCGCAGCGCGGTGAGCAGCGGTGCGATCTCCTCGGTGTGCCGCTCGGTGGCGACCTGTTCCTGGCCGCCGGTGGCGCCTGGCCGGATCTCGCGCCCGCAGAGCACGGCGGCGATCGGGGTGAACGCGGGGTCGATGCGCCCGATCTCCGGCTCGTCCACGGCCGGTGCCGGCGTCCCTGTGCCGGGCACCGTCAAGACCTCGCCGGCCCGTGGTGCCGCCTTGGCGCAGGAGGTCCACGCATCGACGATCTGAGCTGGGCCGGGCTCGTCCGCCGCGCCCGGCCCGATGTCCGCGCCCCCACAGCCAGCAAGCGCCACGCCGAGCACCACCACCGCCAGTACCGTCCGACCCGAGCGCATCCGGCTCACCACCCTTCCGCCAGCAATGGGACGGACACCCGGCACGCCCGGTTCCGGCAAGGGGCAACGGAACCGACACCCGCCGTTCGGCGTCACAGCGGGATGGACAGAAACGTCTTCCTGCGTGCCGCGGTCCTCAGCGGTACGGCGTTCGTTGCCGTGGTGGGCTGCGCCGGGCCGAGCGCAGCGCCGGATCCCCCGTCGACAGACGCGGCGCCGAACCCAGCGATATCAAGCCTGACCGCGCCCGCCGTCCGCCTCGTCGAGGAGCACCAGGCCGACCTGCACCTCTGGGTGAGCAACCAGTCGTTCACGGACGACCCGGTCGTCCTCACGGTCAGCATCGACGGCACCGAGATCGTCGATCGACGATTCGCGGTCGAGGGCCAGCACAACTTCGTTCTGTTCCCGGTGCAGGTCCCACCGGGTCGCCACGTCGTGCGCGTCGTCTCGGGCACGGGCGTCGACGTCCAGGAGACCTTCACGATGCCCGAGGCCGGGCGCCAGTACGCGGCGATCGGCTACGTGAACAGCGTCGACGGCCGTGGTCGGGACGTCGACTGGTTCATCCAGTCCACCCCGATCGCGTTCGCCTGAGTGACCGGCGGCGTGACGCGGGTGACCGGCGGGGACGCCGTCAGGTGGGCCCGGAGCACCCGCCGGCAGAATGACCGAATGGCACATCTGGGACTTGTCGCGCTGCTGGTGAGGGAGTACGACGAGGCGATCGACTTCTACGTCGGCGACCTCGGTTTCGAGTTGCTGGAGGACACCGCCCGACCGGACGGTTCACGCTGGGTGGTGGTCCGTCCGACGGGCGCGCGGGAGACGGCGTTGCTGCTGTCCCGGCCGAGCACCGCGGAGCAGCGTGCCCGGGTCGGCGACCAGACCGGCGGTCGGGTCGGGCTGTTCCTGTACACGGAGGATTTCGCCCGGGACCACGCCCGGATGGTGGCGGCCGGGGTGCGTTTCCTGGAGGAGCCGCGCCACGAGGCGTACGGCTCGGTAGCGGTCTTCGCCGATCTCTACGGCAACCGGTGGGACCTGCTCCAGCCCCGCAGCACAGAGTGACGCATTAGCGACACTCCGCACACGGCGGGTCATCGCTCGTTGCGGAACATGCTATTGTCCGATGTCGATCTCCGTTGTGCGGACCCGGACCGGGTCGTTGTCGGAAGGACACTTCCCGATGCCGGCCGTTGCCACCCGAACCGTGCCGCCACCCACGCTGGACAATCCGGCTGGTGGCGCGTTCGGCCTCATCTTCACCACGCTGCCGGCGTTGCTGCGGCTGACCTGCGGGTTGGTCGGCGCGGTGGTGGCTTTGTCGGTGCAGGGTCCGCCGGTCGAACCAGCCCTGCTGTTCCCCGGTGTGGCCGCGCTGACCGGCTGGTCGCTCTGGTACGCGCACCGCGCGTTGCGCCACGGGATCACCCCGGTACTGGTCGCCGGTGACGTCGCGGTCACCGCGGCGGCCTGCCTCCTCATCCCCGTGCTGGTGGCACCCGGAGTGCTGCCCGGCGAGAGCAGTTGGATCGCGGTGCTGGCCAGCACCACGGTGATCAATACACAGGCCACCGCCCCGGCGCGCTGGTCGATCCCGGCGGGGCTGCTCATCGTCGCCACGTACGCGACGGGCGCGCAGGCCGCCGGCAACCCCACGGAGGCTCGGGCGCACGCGACCACTCTGCTGGTGCAGACCGCCTGCACGGCGATGATGACGGGGGTGATGCGGCGACGGATCGGTCGTGCGGACCGCGCGTTCGCCGAGCATCAGCGGCTGACCCGGGAGGCGTTGGTCGCCCGAGCCGCCCGCGACGCCGAACGCCAGCAGAATCGTGACCTGCACGACACTGTGCTCGGCACGCTGACCATGGTGGGGCTCGGCGCGGTGGCCGGGCCCTCAGCGGCCTTTCGTGACCGATGCGCGGCCGACCTGCGTACCCTCGTCGCGCTCACCGACGTCGGCCCGGTGGCCGGTGACGGCCCGGTGCCGCTGGACGGGCGGTTACGGCTGGTGGCGGGCCGTCTGCCCGAGCTTCCGGTGAGCCTGGACCTGGCCTCGTGCACGGTCCCCGCCGGGGTGGCCGACGCCATCAGCGAGAGCGCCTACGCGGCGTTGTCCAATGTGGTCCGCCACGCACCGGGCGCGCGGGCCACGCTGCGGCTGAGCCGGGACGCGATCGGCGTCGTGGTCGAGGTCGCCGACGACGGCCCCGGCTTCGACCCGGCCACCGTCCCGCCCCACCGGTACGGGTTGCGCGAGTCGATCCGCGGCCGGATGGCGGCGGTCGGTGGCCGGGCCGCCGTGCACTCGGCAGCCGGCGCGGGCACCCGGATCCGACTGGAGTGGCCCGGTGTCGGCTGACCTCGGCGCCCCGGCGCACCCGACCCGCGTACCGGAGGCACCGGACCTGACCCGCGTGCCGGCGCCCCGGGAGCCGGTGTCCACGGCCGAGCTCGCCGCGCCGGCCGCCGTGGCGCACGCGTCCGACCGGGGTGCCCGGATCGTCGCCGTCGCCATCGCTCTGGCCTGGCACATCGCGATCGGGCTGCCGGCGGTGCTGGCCGCCCGCGCGGAGTTCGCCGCGCCAGCTGTGGTGCTCGGCGCCTGGGCGCTGGTCGCCCTGGCCGGCGCGGTGGCCGGGGTGCGGCTGCTGCGCGGCTCGCCGCTGCCGCCGTGGCCGTTGGCCGGGCTGCTCCTGGCCGTCGACGCCGCCGTCTTCCTCGCGGTCGGCGAGCGACAGTTGTTCGCCGCCGCCAACTGGGTGTGGGGCACGCTCGGCTGGTTCTTCGTGCTGGCGCTGTGGGGTCGGCGGATCGCGGGGCTCGTCGCGCTGCTGAGCACGCACGCGTTGATCGCCCTGGTCGCCGTGCTCGGGCACGGCCCCGGCCCGGCCGACGTGGCCCGTTACGTGATGTACGTCTACGGCACGTTCTCGCTGCCGGTGGCGGTGTTCGTGGGCAGCGCGGCGATCGTGGGCCTGGCTCGGGAGCGGGCCGCCGTCTCGGCCGCCGGCCACACGATGGCCGCGGAGCGGGATGCAGCCGAGCGTGGCCGGCGTGAACGCCACGAGCGGCTCGCGCTGGCCAGCTCAGCAGCCGGGCGGGTGCTCGGGGAGTTGGCCGCCGGTCAGGCCAACCCGGACGACCTGGAGGTGCAGCGCCGGTGCATGCTGGCCGCCGCCCGGCTGCGCCGACTGATCGCCGAGTCCGACGACGTGCCCGACCCGCTGCTGCACGAACTGCGGGCCGCCGCCGACCTGGCCGAACGCAACGGTCTGCCGATCGACCTGGTCACCATCGGCACCCCGCCTCCGCTGCCGGTGGAGATCCGACGCCGGCTGGCCGACCCGCTCACGGGCATCCTCGCCGACGCCCAGGGCTGGGCCCGACTGACCGTGGTCTCCGACTCGAGTGAGGTGGTGGTCAGTCTGGTCACACCGGACCGGGAGGGGCCGGAGGCGACCGGCCCGCCGCTCGGGGAGCATGACGATGGGCCGGTGCAGCACCTCTACGAACGGGACGGGAACATCAGATGGGCGCAGACCCGGTGGCGGCGGTGACCGGCGACCGGCCGGTCGGGGTGGCGATCGTCGACGACCACCCGGTGGTGGTCGAGGGGGTTCGCGCCTGGCTCGCCACCGAGCCGCGGCTGACGGTGCTGGCCACCGGGGACGACCCGGACGAGGTGCTGCGGGCCGCGCCGGACGCCGACGTCGTGCTGCTCGACCTGCGCCTGCACGGGCGGATGGCGCTGGACAAGTTGGCCGAGCTGAGCGCCGCCGGGCGGCGGGTGGTGGTCTATTCGGAACACACCGATCCGCAGACGATGCTCGCCGCACTGGACGCCGGGGCGGTGGCGTTCCTGGCCAAACACGAGGGCCGGGAGCACTGCGTGGCGACCGTGCTGGCCGCCGCGAGCGACCGCCCGTACGTGCCGCCCGCGCTGGCCGGCGCGATGGTCGGCGACCCACGGCCGGACCGGCCGATGCTGTCCGACAAGGAGCGTGAGGCGCTGCTGCTCTGGTTCCAGTCGATGTCCAAGGCGTCGGTGGCCCGCCGGATGCGGATCAGCGAGCACACGGTGAAGCAGTACGTCGACCGGGCGCGGATCAAGTACACCCGGGCGGGGCGGCCAGCCGCCACAAAGGCGGCATTACTCGCCCGGGCGATCGAGGACGGCCTCGTCCGCCCGGAGGAAATCGGCATCTACCGGTCACAGGCGGCGCACGACCAGCCGACCCCCTAACAGGCGTCATGACAGCGGCCCACAGGTCCGTCAGGCTTGACCACACAACCAGCTGACCGGGAGGTCGTGACGATGCAATCCGACGCGTCCCCCTTCTTCATCGGTCCCCACCGGTTCGACGCTCCGGACGACGACATGGGGCCGAGCCTGGATCGCCGCTACAACCTGCGTCCGGTGCCCGGTGAGCGGGTGCTCGGGCAGCACCGACTACGGGTCGCGGGTTACCTGCTCGGGCCGACGGAAGCGCAGCGCGGCTGGTGGTTGCCCGGGCCCGTCACGGTGACCGTCACCGACCAGCGGATCTGCTGGGTGGGCAGCGGCTCGCAGTTGTCTCTGGTCGTCGACGACACACCCCGGTCCCGGCCGCCCGCCCGGCTGAACGGTCTGATGAGCGGGCAGATCCGCTGGCAGTGGCCGTCCCGGTTGGAGCTGCCGGCAGCCGAGCAGGACGCGTCGGCGCAGTTGCTGATCGTCTGTGACGCGTTGCGCACCATCCAGCAGCCGGCGTTGGCCCTCGGCGGGCCGGCCGG
The window above is part of the Micromonospora sp. LH3U1 genome. Proteins encoded here:
- a CDS encoding VOC family protein, whose amino-acid sequence is MAHLGLVALLVREYDEAIDFYVGDLGFELLEDTARPDGSRWVVVRPTGARETALLLSRPSTAEQRARVGDQTGGRVGLFLYTEDFARDHARMVAAGVRFLEEPRHEAYGSVAVFADLYGNRWDLLQPRSTE
- a CDS encoding sensor histidine kinase, translated to MPAVATRTVPPPTLDNPAGGAFGLIFTTLPALLRLTCGLVGAVVALSVQGPPVEPALLFPGVAALTGWSLWYAHRALRHGITPVLVAGDVAVTAAACLLIPVLVAPGVLPGESSWIAVLASTTVINTQATAPARWSIPAGLLIVATYATGAQAAGNPTEARAHATTLLVQTACTAMMTGVMRRRIGRADRAFAEHQRLTREALVARAARDAERQQNRDLHDTVLGTLTMVGLGAVAGPSAAFRDRCAADLRTLVALTDVGPVAGDGPVPLDGRLRLVAGRLPELPVSLDLASCTVPAGVADAISESAYAALSNVVRHAPGARATLRLSRDAIGVVVEVADDGPGFDPATVPPHRYGLRESIRGRMAAVGGRAAVHSAAGAGTRIRLEWPGVG
- a CDS encoding response regulator transcription factor, with product MGADPVAAVTGDRPVGVAIVDDHPVVVEGVRAWLATEPRLTVLATGDDPDEVLRAAPDADVVLLDLRLHGRMALDKLAELSAAGRRVVVYSEHTDPQTMLAALDAGAVAFLAKHEGREHCVATVLAAASDRPYVPPALAGAMVGDPRPDRPMLSDKEREALLLWFQSMSKASVARRMRISEHTVKQYVDRARIKYTRAGRPAATKAALLARAIEDGLVRPEEIGIYRSQAAHDQPTP